CAAGGATGGGCGATATATTGCAAACAGTACCATTATTAAGGAATCTAAAAGATAGGGGAGATGAAGTTCATTATTTAGCAGTAGAAGGGTTCGATACAATTCTGAAAACTTTTTCTCTAGTTGACACTATTCATACTTTTTCTGTGGCAGATACGATATCAAATTTGATTGAGAACAAATTTGTTACCGTTTATAAAAAATTGTCTATTTTATTGGAAAGATTAAAAAATTTAAAATTTGATATCTGCATCAATCTAACACACACTGATGAATCTAGATATATAGCTGATTATTTGAATATTAAGGATACAAGAGGAATTGTTTCAAAAATGAGCGGAGATAGATGTGTGAAGAATGATTGGGCTAATTATTTTTATGTCTCAAATCTCAACAGGAATTTTAATAGAATAAATATAATAGACCTATACAATATGATTGGAGATTTTTACAACACGAGGAAAATGATATCTTATATACCTGATAATGAATCCTTAATCAATGCTGAAAAGGTTACAAGAGGTGAAAAATATTTTTGTGTTCAACTTGGTGCATCAGTGGAAAGTAAAAGATGGAGCTCGGAAAATTTCATTCAAGTAGCAGAAAAAATTTATAATGAATTTAATATTATTCCTTGTTTTATAGGTACAAAATCGGAGAAAGAGTTTTTTGATAAGATAAAAGATAAAATTACATTCAAATGCTATGATCTGTTTGGAAAAACAAGTGTAGATGAATTGGCTGGAGTTTTGAAAAAGTCAGAATTTTTACTTACAAATGATACAGGAACTATGCATATTGCAGCTGGGGTTGGGACAAGGATAATTGCTATATGTCTGGCAACAGCATATGCTCATGAAACTTCGCCATATATTGAAGATTCTTATATTTTTGAAGCTGATATCTCATGTTCGCCATGTTCTCATCACGTCCAATGTACAAACCCTATTTGTAAAGATATGATAAAAGCTGAATATGTATCAGATCTGATCTCAAAATTATTAGATAAAAAAGATATTGTTGTTGATTCTTTCAATAATGTCAATGTTTATAAAACTTATTTTGACGAATACAATAATCTTAGGTTGAAAAGATTAAACACAGGAAAAGAGGAAGACTCAATCAATAATATTTTTTATCACCTGTTTATGAATACTTTTAAACATGATTCGTATGATGATATTTCACAGGAAAAATACATTGAAATTTTAAGGGTAAAATCAGATGGACAGATTGATAAGAGATATGAAGCTGATTTTCAGTATCTTTTGCAATGTTTTTATACAATAGAAAGACTTTATGAAGGATTCGAAGTTTCCTATAAAGAAAAGGACAGTAATAAAATTTCAGAAATAGCTGCAGAAATTGAAATCATAGTGAAGGATATTGTTAATTTTGGATTGGCTAAAGACTTTATAAGACCATTAACTTCAATATTTCAATTCGATAAAGAAAATATGGATTTTACAACTTTTGAAGAGTTTATTAGTATGAATGTGAAAGTAAATAAAAAATTTATTTTTTGGCTTAAAATAATTATTGATTTAATACATTAAATCTTATTTTATTGGATTAAAATTGGAGAATTAATTGGCAAAGAGAAGAGGGACTGGAAAGAAGGGTTCTACAAGAAAACCTAAAAAGAAGAAAAGTAACATAAACCTGCTGTTTGTTTTTATAATTATTGTCCTTATAGCAATTATTTTGTTTCTTTTTTACAGTACTAGAATAACAGATATTGAACAACCTAAACCCAAAGTAATAACTAAAGAGCGTACAATACAAAAAGATAATGGAGCAGTTAATCGTCTGGAGATTTTTTATCAAAGTATAAGCCAGTATTCGAGAAAATTCCATACTCTTTCATTTGGAATGGGTAAAGACCCCATTAAGGATAATAAAACAGATAATTCTCATCTTATATTCAGAATTTTAGAACAATCTGCAAAAAAAGCAGGTTATAATTATCCGACATATCTCACCGTGGATCAACTCTTAGAAAGATCGACTGAAGTAAATATTTCAGAAGTAAGAAATGGAGACCTGATAAAAACAAAAGACAATTCAATAGCTTTGGTTTTTGATCTGGAGCAGAAAGATGGATTTAGCGTGGTTTATGCTTCTGAAAAAAATAATGGTGTTGTCATCGTTGAAAGTAGAGATCTAAGGAAGTATTGGTTAAACCCAGACTACTTTACAGGTTTTTATAGAATTAGTGAAGAATTGTTTAGATGATGAAGATTTTATTCATAGGTTTAGATCCCATTAAGTTTGATGCTAGAGCTATGAGAAGTTGTATTTCAGCATCCCAGAATGGTTGTGATGTTAATTTTATTGGCTGTTCGTCTTACAAAGATAGATCGGAAGATTCTAGATTCAATATCCATGAGATACATTTTATAAACTCCTTCCCATTGAGCATGAAAATGATAATATTTTGGGTTTATACCTTTTATCTAGGATTTAAGTTGTTAGTAAATAAAAATAAGTTTGATTTGATAGTCTCCTTGGATATCTATCCTCTTTTGCCGTCATACCTATTAAAAATAATCTATAGATCTAAATTTGTTTATGATATACATGAATATTGGCGAGGTCATACATCATTCAAAAAAGGTAGTTTGAAATATTATATATGGACTTCGTATGAAAATTTTTTTATTAGTAAAACTGATTACAATATTACAGTTGGTAATTTTCTTTCGGAAAAATTAGCTAATGATTATAAAGTTGTTAAACCAAGAGTCCTTCCAAATATACCTATGTCTAAACCTGAGTTAAGAAATGATTATTTAAGAGAAAAATTTAAACTTGATTCTAATACTTTTATTTATATTTATCAGGGAACTATTTATAAAGGTGAGTCATACAGAAAAATTATAGATACGATAAATAAAATCGATAATTGTGCTCTTGTTTTCATAACTCATAAACCGGACAGAGTTGAGGAGTTAAAGCAGTATGCTAAACATAACAATATTGATAATGTCTACTTTCACGAAGGAGTAGTAAGCGAAAAACTTTTAAAAATAACAGCTTCAGCAAACTGTGGCTTAACTATTCTAGACAATCTTGGAGATACTTTCTATTATAGTGTACCAAATAAAATGTATGAGTTTATTTTAGCTGGAATACCACAAATATCTTCTAATTTCCCTGAGATGATTGAAATAGTAGAAAAAAATGAAATTGGAATAACCCTAAATCCAGATATGCCAGTTTATC
This genomic stretch from Candidatus Delongbacteria bacterium harbors:
- a CDS encoding glycosyltransferase family 9 protein gives rise to the protein MKTLIINLTRMGDILQTVPLLRNLKDRGDEVHYLAVEGFDTILKTFSLVDTIHTFSVADTISNLIENKFVTVYKKLSILLERLKNLKFDICINLTHTDESRYIADYLNIKDTRGIVSKMSGDRCVKNDWANYFYVSNLNRNFNRINIIDLYNMIGDFYNTRKMISYIPDNESLINAEKVTRGEKYFCVQLGASVESKRWSSENFIQVAEKIYNEFNIIPCFIGTKSEKEFFDKIKDKITFKCYDLFGKTSVDELAGVLKKSEFLLTNDTGTMHIAAGVGTRIIAICLATAYAHETSPYIEDSYIFEADISCSPCSHHVQCTNPICKDMIKAEYVSDLISKLLDKKDIVVDSFNNVNVYKTYFDEYNNLRLKRLNTGKEEDSINNIFYHLFMNTFKHDSYDDISQEKYIEILRVKSDGQIDKRYEADFQYLLQCFYTIERLYEGFEVSYKEKDSNKISEIAAEIEIIVKDIVNFGLAKDFIRPLTSIFQFDKENMDFTTFEEFISMNVKVNKKFIFWLKIIIDLIH
- a CDS encoding glycosyltransferase, which codes for MMKILFIGLDPIKFDARAMRSCISASQNGCDVNFIGCSSYKDRSEDSRFNIHEIHFINSFPLSMKMIIFWVYTFYLGFKLLVNKNKFDLIVSLDIYPLLPSYLLKIIYRSKFVYDIHEYWRGHTSFKKGSLKYYIWTSYENFFISKTDYNITVGNFLSEKLANDYKVVKPRVLPNIPMSKPELRNDYLREKFKLDSNTFIYIYQGTIYKGESYRKIIDTINKIDNCALVFITHKPDRVEELKQYAKHNNIDNVYFHEGVVSEKLLKITASANCGLTILDNLGDTFYYSVPNKMYEFILAGIPQISSNFPEMIEIVEKNEIGITLNPDMPVYLDSFNRIRNDINFYKKLVSNVKNIQNDFSWERIFVEVYEL